Below is a window of Fervidobacterium pennivorans DSM 9078 DNA.
AACTCGATAAAGCGCCTTAAAAAATTCTCAGTTCTTTTTATTCTCATTATTTCTCTAACGTTTCTATCAACAAACTTTGCCTTCCAGATGCGGGAGTTGTCTGAAGGAGAAATAGAAAAGATGTTTTCTGAACTGAAAAGATTGCAAGGATTACCGTATATTTGGGGCGGAGCAAGCAATTTCGGGCTGGATTGTAGTGGTTTGGTAATCTACCTACTTAGAATGCTTGGTCACACTCAATTTGTTTATCAAAAATCTCTTGTTTTTGATGTTACTGCAGACAACCTGTATAAATACAACACCAAACCCATTGCCGACCTTAAGAGCTTGAAGAAGGGAGACTTAATTTTTTTCGATATGAATGAAGATAATGTATATGATCACGTTGTTATTTTTGAAAAATTCGACCAATACGGTAACATATGGGTCTGGGATGCCGCAGAAATGCCAGATGGGATACACCAAAACAAAGTCGATAGACGTCCGTTATCGTCGCTTCAAGCTAGGAAATATGCCTTTGGCAGAATTGTTGTTTTGGACAAGTAAACTATGTTCTAAAAAGACGCAGGAGACAAATGTGATGAATAGGC
It encodes the following:
- a CDS encoding NlpC/P60 family protein; this translates as MNSIKRLKKFSVLFILIISLTFLSTNFAFQMRELSEGEIEKMFSELKRLQGLPYIWGGASNFGLDCSGLVIYLLRMLGHTQFVYQKSLVFDVTADNLYKYNTKPIADLKSLKKGDLIFFDMNEDNVYDHVVIFEKFDQYGNIWVWDAAEMPDGIHQNKVDRRPLSSLQARKYAFGRIVVLDK